TCTTTCTTGTGATGATGTCAAGGACCTCACAGGTTTCCCAaagaagttgtggctgcccaAACCCCTGGAAGTATTgaaggctgggttggatggggcttgaaGCAATCTGAGATAATGAAATgtttccctgcccatggcagggggtggaacgGGATGAGCTCTTACGTCATAGCCCAGCAGCAATATTTATTgcagaaatattaattattcaCTTCTCATTTCTTCCTATcatttctggaaggaaaaaaatgatggAGACAGGTCAGAGTAAGAACAAGGAGTGGTGTGCATGACAGCATCAACCCAGTGGCTTTCCTTCACTGATGCAAACACCTCTGTTTCTCCAGTGGATTAAATTCATACCTGGTGGTGTTCCTGGCACCAGTGCTGAGCCATATGTAAATCCCAGAGCCTCTTCTGCTGTATAGTGccacatttttataattttaaacataaatttgCCAAGCAttacagcacagctgaaaaatgcttctcaaaaagaaggaaagaaataaagcatttttaatacCTGCTTTCAGCAAGCCTGGTTACTTCCAAGTGCCAGCACTATTCTCGGGGTTTTATTTTGTCaaaacttgattttattttcaatctAGTATCAATCAGCACAGATTGAGGCCGAATGGAGTCTCACTTACCAAGCCCAAATTCTGCCCAACCCAAATTCATTTGTCAGTTCATCAATGCTTTCAATGGCTACATGTGAATGGTTCTGCTGGAAAAGCGCAGTTGTTAAAGGGGAATGTGGGAATTTGGCAGGGACCTGTGGCTGTATTTAAAAGCTGCTAGGTTGGGGCAGATGAGCAGAATTTGGATTTCTGGGACCATGGATAAATACAGCTACTCACCTCCGGTGGGGATTCTGCTTTTCCTATCCCTGCTGTGCTCGGCAGGTggtgggaagctgctggtgaTCCCCATGGATGAGAGTGACTGGCTTAGCCTGCTCTCACTGCTGGTGGCCCTGAACCAGAAAGGCCACCAGATTGTCACCATGGCACCAGAAGCGAACTCGAGTCTGGAGGCGTGTGCACATTACACCCTCAAAAGATATCCAGTGCCGTTATGAAGGGATGAGCTGAGAGCATGCTTGCGTTCCCTTGGGAATTATCTTCTTGAAAGAAAACCTTTTCATCAAAGAATTACTGCTCTTCTTGAAAAAGTCCGGTTCATCTCCAACCTCTGCACCTCCTCCTGCGGCAGGCTGCTGCGCAACAAAGATCTGATGCAGTATCTCCAAAGCAGTAAATTCAACCCTGTTCTCATGGATCCTCTTGTACCATGTGGACAAATCCTGGCTCTGCATCTCTCGGTCCCgtctgttttctctttccaggTATTTCCCTGAAGTTTGTATTTGCAGGTTACTCAGTGCCCAGACCTGCCTTCCTGCATCCCAAGAACATTTATGGACAGCTTAGACCACATGGTGTTAATCCAGCATGTGGAAAACTCAGTTCTCAAGTTCATAGATTCCTTTCTTTGCCATTTTGCCTATTTTCCGTTTAAACTTTTGGCCTTAGATGTTCTTCGCAGACAAGTAACAGTGGAGGAGCTCTTAAGCCATGTATCCATTTGGCTTGAAACAACAGATTTTGGGTTTGAGTATCCCATGCCAGTGATGCCAAACATAGTTTTTATTGAAGGTATaaactgcaggaagaaaaaaacattatctCAGGTCAGTGATTGCcatggtaaaatatttgaatgttTAATGCTGTTTGCAAATGCTTTGTGTGTCTATAACGATGTCCATGCATTGGTTGTACTGTCacaattgatttttaaaaacagggaATCTTTTTGGTTGATAGACCCACCCTTTCATAATTTAGAAATGAAGCACCATAATGCGCCAAGTAGTAGACAATGTTCTGGTTGCTCTGACAGCATTTGCATCTGCAAGATCTTTATGCTGCCTTCCCTAAAGTTTCCATACAAAGGATGTGCCCAAAGCCACAGTAGTTTCATAAATgtccttaaaaatattctggtgTAGGTTATCAACCTCAATACTAAATGATTCTATTGTCAAAAGTACAACAATTTTCATGATTAGGGCTTGTCTGCAAATCATGTCTCTGCATTAATATTGTTCACTTTCATGGCCTGGGGGCAAACTCTCCCCAGACTGATCTAAAATGCTATTTCTGAGTTGCTAATTCATTTTAAGTACAGCTGGCAAAAACCATGGCCGTgtcctttttccttccagccGCTACTTCATCCTTCCAAAAAGAGGCGTTGCAGGGAAATGAACTTTGATAgccaaatttccattttcctcgCAGTGTCACAATACAAAACTGGTGAAGAACTGTTTCCCATGTGaagctttaatattttttctaatcttttgcaaacagaaaactATATGGAATGGCAGGAGGGGAGAAATTATCTTATACTGAAAATTCTTGTTTGGAAAATTAATGATCTGTTAATTAGCTCTTTTGAGCAGACCACTTGTTGAAGGATTCCTCATTTGCTTCAATCACAGAATGTCTCCTAAGAGGGTCTGTTCTGTGGCACAGAGTTGAGGCTGACAGGTTGGTAGTTCCCAGGGGAttcctttctgtcctttttAAATGTGGGTGCAAagctttccttttcccagtCACTGTGACTTCACCTAACTGCCAGGACTATTAGAATATCATGGAGAGTGATTTGGCAACTCCATCAACCAATTTCCTGAGGACTCTTGGATGCATCTCACAGGGTTTCATGTGTTTGGGTCATCAGGTGCCCTTATGTTTGGGTTCCTCAAGTGGTCACCAAGGTGATCTTCTCTTATATTGGGTGGAATTTTGCTCCCCCAGCCCTTTCTTGCCATCCATCCACTCAAGAGGTGTGGGAAGAGAGGTTTCTGTGAAGGCTGAGGCAAGAACAGTTCTTGAGTCCCTCAGTCTTCACCTTTTCCATTGTTACCAGCTTCCTAGACTTGCTTACTGGGGGAGAAGCACTGACTTTGACCTTCCTATTGTGGCTGACAGACCCTTAGTGGCCCTTGTTATTTTCACACCTGGCcaagctcagctccagctgcaccttGGACTATCTGAACTCCTCCCTACATAACCAGGCAGGTTTCCTCCAAACCCAGTGTCCCTCCAATACAGAGAGGGGGTGTTTCCCAGAGTAACTCCTGCCCTGATTTTCCTCTGCCGAATAGGATGAACATTAACAGCTCTTCTGCCACCTTTGCAATGTTCTCCCTGTTTAAATATTTACCAAATGCAAATAAGTCTAAAGATTGTCCATAAAAAACAGAGATCAGATAGATTACAATCACTAAGCTGGGCATCTCCTTCCCTGGAGGCACTCATCTGATCCCTGCAGGAATGgccccagggctcagtgcttCTCCACCACTTGTGGTTCTGCTCCTGTCCTTGCTgggtctggctgctgctgggaagctCCTGGTGGTGCCAGTGGACGGGAGCCACTGGCTCAGCATGCGGGAGGTGGtggacatgctccagcagaAGGGACATGAAGTGGTAGTGCTGGCACCTGAAGTCACTATGCGCATCAAGCCATCCAAGAACTTTGTGATGAAAATGTACTCAGTCCCTTACACACAGGATGATTTGAAGAAAGAATTCCaggcattttttcatttttcatttgaacaAGGATCTTTTCTGGAAAGATTTGTTAAAGCCTACCAAGGTATTAAAAGAATCACTAATTTTGGGGTCTCCAGCTGTGGACATCTCCTGCAAAACAAAGAGCTCATCAGGAACCTTGAGGAGAGCAAGTTTGATGCTGTCCTTACAGATCCTGTCCTACTGTGTGGGGCGATCCTGGCAAAGCATCTTTCACTTCCTGCCGTGTATTTCTTACGAGGAATCCCGTGTGGTTTCGATTTTGAAGCCACTCAGTGTCCCAAGCCACCTTCCTATGTCCCCAGGGGATTTACACAACTTACAGACCGGATGACCTTTTTCCAACGGATGAAGAATCTGCTTCATGATATCCCAGATACTTTCCTCtgtgattttgcttttgaacCCTACTCAAAACTGGCTTCCGAGTTCCTCCAGCAGGACGTGACAGTGCAGGATCTCTTACGCCAGGGTTCAGTGTGGCTCCTAAGGTCAGAATTTGTTTTAGAGTATCCAAGGCCTTTGATGCCCAACATCATTCCAATTGGAGGAGTAAACTGTGCTCACAAGGAGCTGTCTCAGGTAGGTCTGATTTTAATTCATGCCTTGATTGATTTCTGTGATCAGAAGAGGAAATTTTTTCATGCAACAGGCACTGAGTTTCCGTTTCTAATTAGTGAGCTGAATCCCTGTGAAAGGtactgtttttctctctttttcatgaCTTTCCACTTCCTGCGTAGGCAGCAGTTCCTTCTTGCTTTTAAAGGGTGCTCAGTGGAAAGGAATCATCAGGGTTTTCTGGGGAAGGTCTATGACGGGACATTGATGCCAGCCGCAAGGtgcccagctcaggagcaggTCTGATttgacacatccagcacagtTTGACTGTCACTGAAGGTTTGGGTGCAGCCTTGGTGATGATGCCAAGCTTTGGCTTGCCTGGGCTCTTGGCAAGAGCCCTGTGCAGTGTTCCTCCTGGAGAGtcacctctgctcctccaggggGGAGCCTGAAGACTTGGATGAGTTCTTTTGGTACCCTGGCTTTCTCTTCAGTCCTGCTCCTTAGGATTGGTTTGCTGCTGGGTGGGATCACAATGCCCAATACGTGGCAATTCCACCCATCTCTAAGTGTGGAGGAGATGATGACACCTTACAGACATCCCTGTGCACACTGGGGTTGGCAACATGAGCATTCACACAACTCCACCACTGCTGGACACCATTGGAGCTTTGTCAGTGACATAAAGAAGCCAGAATTAGGCCCTGAACTGTTCTGTGGAAAGTCTCGCTCACAGAGGGCACATAAATGTCTGCTCAGAATCTTGGCATCATCCTTCCATCTCTTCTGTCTTCTTATTCTATAAACCATCTTAAAGAGCTGTTCCACAACTGCTGTGGACTCTTGGTCACCCAGACATGAGTGTTCCatgagagcaggagaggggacaggcCATACCGTGGGGGGGAAGGAGAAGCCTCTGCTGGGCTGAATGGAGATGTGCATGTCACACATCCCCTACATGTGACATATCTCCCACATGTGCAGAAGTCCAGCCAGAGGAAATGAATTCAAAGTGCAATCCCAACAGCAACCTCTGCCTCCTTCTAAGGGTACTCTGGACTATTCTTCTGATAGAGACAGGTAGAGTTATCAGTTGTTTCTATGGACTTGGCAGGAATTCCATCCCTGTTATGCAGCCTTTTATCATATCAAGGAATTACACATTTACCACCCAGCACATTAAATAAGGATTCAAATTTAAGCAGTGGCACAGATCATTTGAAGGTGTGGAGTGGAcgccagtgctgctgtgctgctgtgggtttcCTTCCCTGGAGGCACTCGCCTGATCTGTGCAGGAATGgccccagggctcagtgcttCTCCATCAGTTGTAgttctgctcctgtccctgctgggtctggctgctgctgggaagctCCTGGTGGTGCACGTGGACGGGAGCCCCTGGTTCAGTGTGCAGGAAGTGCTGGAGACGCTGAAGCAGAAGGGGCACGAGGTGGTCGTGGTGGCCCCTGAAGTCTCCCTGCATGTCAAGCCCTCAAAGAAGTTTGAGATGAAAATGTACCCAGTTCCCTACACACAGGAAGAGTTCGATAAAGAATTCAGGGCGTATTTTCATGTTGTATTTGAAGAAGGATCTTTTATTGAAcgattttttaaagtatttgatATGACGAGAAGAGTCACTGATTATTGGGTCTCCAGCTGTGAACAgctctttaaaaacaaagaactcATCAAGGACCTTGAGGAAACCAAGTTTGATGCTGTCCTTACAGACCCTTTCCTACCCTGTGGCACAATTCTGGCTGAGCGTCTTTCACTTCCTGCCATATTTTTCTACCGATTAGTCCCGTGTGAGTTAGAATTTGCAGCCACTCAGTGTCCCAATCCTCCTTCCTATGTGCCCAGGGCATTTTCAGACAATGCAGACCACATGACCTTTTTCCAGCGAGTGAAGAATCTGCTCTATGACATCccagatatttttctctgtggttttacAGTTAATCCCTACTCAAAACTGGCTTCCGAGGTCCTGCAGCGAGAGGTGACTGTGCTGGATCTCTTACGGAAGGGCTCTCTTTGGCTCTACAGGTTAGATTTTGTGCTCGACTATCCAAGACCCTTGATGCCAAACATCATTCCAATTGGAGGACTAAACTGTGCTCAGAAGAAGCACAAGGAGCTGCCTCAGGTGGGTCTGGTTTAAATCCATGCCTTGATTGATTTCTGTCTTCAGGAGGGTGGAATTCTGTGTTGTGATAGGAATCTAGTTCCCATTTCCGGTGAGTGAGGTGCATGCTCTTGAAAGGAactgtttttctctcatttttttcatgACTTTCCATTTCCTGTGTAGGAAGCATGTTGTTCTGTCTTTTAAGGGGTTCTCTGTTATAAGGAAATGACCCTGTACTGAGGATCTGTGATGGCATGCTGATTCTGCAAGCCAAATGGGATTGTGAGAATTTGTGGATAGTAGGACAAAGTTTTGGATTTGTATAATGATTGGTTCTAATGGGATCTCCCAGAAgatcctaaaaatattttgctggttCCAAAGCCCATCCCTgatgcctggagcagctctgatgtgactcatccagcacagctggactgGCGCTCAGTGTTTGGGTGCAGCCTTGTGCGTGCACCACTCGCTCCAATGCGCCGTGTGCTTGGGTTCCTTGGGCTGCTGACAAGAGCCCTGTGCAGTGTTCCTCCTGGAGAGCCTCGTCTGCTGCTCCACTGGTGAGCCTGGGAAGTTGGGTGAGGTCTCTTGGTACTCTGGCTTTCTGTTCACTcatattctttattatttctgtgGTGTAAGGTAGGATCACAAAGCCCAATGCGTGACAATTCCACCCATCCCCAAGTGTGGAGGTGGCTGTGACAGCTTACAGACATCTCCATGTACACTGGGATTGGCCATGTGAGCATTCACACAACTCCACCACTGCTAAGACAGCATTGGTGCTTTGTCAGGgacaaaaacaaagccaaaattaGGCTCTGAATTGTTCTCTGGAAAGTCCCTCACAAAAGTGCTCATAAATCTCTGCTCAAACCTCCCAGCTCACAAAGCCAACCCTTGCATGCCCTGAGGCAGGTCTTGGGCACTGGATGTGTTTCCTTCTTGATGTGAGTCACATGTCCTGTAACATGTGAAACCTGGCATCATCCTTCCATCTTCTGTGTCTTCTTAATCTGGAAACTGTCCTAAAAGAGCTGTTCAATGGCTTCCATGGGGCCTGGGTCTCCTAGAGATGAGTTTTGCAAGAGAGAGGGGACATGCCTTgcctggagggaaggagaatCTCTGCTGGGCTGAATGGTGATGTGCATGTGACACATCCCCTATATGTGACACATCTCCATAACATGCAGAGGGTCCagtcagagggaaaaaatccaaagtgCAGTCCCAGTGcaccctctgcctccctctaAGGGTACTCTGGACTGTTCTGATAGAGACAGGAGGAGTTATCTGTTGATTCTATGGACTTGGCAGGAATTTCATACTTGTTATCCAGCCTTTTATCACATCAGGGATTACACATTTACCAACCAGCACATTAAATAAGGAATCAAATTCAGGCAGTGGCACAGATCATTTGAAGGTGTGGAGTGGAcgccagtgctgctgtgctgctgtgggtttcCTTCCCTGGAGGCACTCACATGATCTGTGCAGGAATGGCCTCAGGGCTCAGTGCTTCTCCACCATTTGTGgttctgctcctgtccctgctgggtctggctgctgctgggaagctCCTGGTGGTGCCAGTGGACGGGAGCCACTGGCTCAGCATGCGGGAGGTGGtggacatgctccagcagaAGGGACATGAGGTGGTTGTGGTGGCACCTGAAGTCTCTTTGCACATCAAGCCATCCAAGAACTTTGTGATGAAAATGTACTCAGTGCCCTATACAAAGgatgaaaaggagaaagttTTCAATGCATTATTTCAGGTTTCCTTTGAAGAGGGAtctttttttgaaagatttcttAAAGTGTACAGGAGTATGAAAAGAATGAGTGACTTAGAGTTCTCCAGCTGTGAACAGCTCCTGCAAAACAAAGAGCTCATCAGGAACCTTGAGGAGAGCAAGTTTGATGCTGTCTTTACAGACCCTTTCCTACCCTGTGGGGCGATCCTGGCTGAGCATCTTTCACTTCCTTCTGTGTATTTCTTACGAGGAATCCCGTGTGGTTTAGATTTTGAAGCCACTCAGTGTCCCAAGCCGCCTTCCTATGTCCCCAGGATACATACAGACAATACAGACCGCATGACCTTTCTCCAGCGAGTGAAGAATCTGCTCTATGACATCCCAGGtctttttctctgtgattttgcttttgaacCTTACTCAAAACTGGCTTCCAAGTTCCTGCAGCGGGAAGTGACTGTGCTGGATCTCTTACGGAAGGGCTCTCTTTGGCTCATGAAGTTAGATTTTGTTCTAGACTATCCAAGACCCTTGATGCCAAATATCATTCCAATTGGAGGAGTAAACTGTGCTCACAAGGACCTGCCTCAGGTGCGTCTCCTTGTAATCCATGCCTTGattatttctgtcttcaggAGGGTGGAGTTCTGGGTTCTGATAGGAATCTAGTCTGGTGAGTTAGGTGAATCCTCATGAAAGGAactgtttttctctcattttttactgattttacACATTCTGATGGTGCTCAGTTGTAGGTACACACCAGGATCTTCTAGCAAGAGTTTGTGGTAGGACAGATTGCACCAGGCAAGAGATTGTGAGAATTTGTGGATAGTAAGAAAAAGTGCTGAGTTCCTTTAACAGAGAGATCCCATGAGGAGTCCTAGAATGGTTTAACAATTCCTTTTTGATGGATATGCCCAGCCCTCATGCCTGGAGCAGGTCTGATttgacacatccagcacagtTTGACTGACATTGAGGGTTTGGGTGCAGCCTTGGTGATGATGCCAAGCTTTGGCTTGCCTGGGCTCTTGGCAAGAGCCTTGTGCAGTGTTCCTCCTGGAGAGtcacctctgctcctccaggggGGAGCCTGAAGACTTGGATGAGTTCTTTTGGTGCCCTGGCTTTCTCTTCAGTCCTGCTCCTTAGGATTGGTGGGCTGCTGGGTGGGATCACAATGCCCAATATGTGGCAATTCCAC
This genomic stretch from Oenanthe melanoleuca isolate GR-GAL-2019-014 chromosome 7, OMel1.0, whole genome shotgun sequence harbors:
- the LOC130255407 gene encoding UDP-glucuronosyltransferase 1A1-like isoform X8; this encodes MAPGLSASPPLVVLLLSLLGLAAAGKLLVVPVDGSHWLSMREVVDMLQQKGHEVVVLAPEVTMRIKPSKNFVMKMYSVPYTQDDLKKEFQAFFHFSFEQGSFLERFVKAYQGIKRITNFGVSSCGHLLQNKELIRNLEESKFDAVLTDPVLLCGAILAKHLSLPAVYFLRGIPCGFDFEATQCPKPPSYVPRGFTQLTDRMTFFQRMKNLLHDIPDTFLCDFAFEPYSKLASEFLQQDVTVQDLLRQGSVWLLRSEFVLEYPRPLMPNIIPIGGVNCAHKELSQEFEAIVNASGEHGIVVFSLGSMVSEIPVKKAMEIAEALGTVPQTVLWRYTGKTPSNLPKNVKLVKWLPQNDLLAHPKTRAFITHGGSHGVYEGICNAVPMVLMPLFGDQMDNAKRVESRGAGLTLNILEMTTSDISNALKAVINDKKYKENIQRLSDLHLDRPIHPLDLAVHWVEFVMRHKGAPHLRPAAHDLNWVQYHSLDVIAFLAAVVLLSLFIAFKCCLCCCRRCFCKKGRTGKPAKAKSH
- the LOC130255415 gene encoding UDP-glucuronosyltransferase 1A1-like, producing the protein MAPGLSASPSVVVLLLSLLGLAAAGKLLVVHVDGSPWFSVQEVLETLKQKGHEVVVVAPEVSLHVKPSKKFEMKMYPVPYTQEEFDKEFRAYFHVVFEEGSFIERFFKVFDMTRRVTDYWVSSCEQLFKNKELIKDLEETKFDAVLTDPFLPCGTILAERLSLPAIFFYRLVPCELEFAATQCPNPPSYVPRAFSDNADHMTFFQRVKNLLYDIPDIFLCGFTVNPYSKLASEVLQREVTVLDLLRKGSLWLYRLDFVLDYPRPLMPNIIPIGGLNCAQKKHKELPQVGLV
- the LOC130255410 gene encoding UDP-glucuronosyltransferase 1A1-like produces the protein MICAGMASGLSASPPFVVLLLSLLGLAAAGKLLVVPVDGSHWLSMREVVDMLQQKGHEVVVVAPEVSLHIKPSKNFVMKMYSVPYTKDEKEKVFNALFQVSFEEGSFFERFLKVYRSMKRMSDLEFSSCEQLLQNKELIRNLEESKFDAVFTDPFLPCGAILAEHLSLPSVYFLRGIPCGLDFEATQCPKPPSYVPRIHTDNTDRMTFLQRVKNLLYDIPGLFLCDFAFEPYSKLASKFLQREVTVLDLLRKGSLWLMKLDFVLDYPRPLMPNIIPIGGVNCAHKDLPQVRLLVIHALIISVFRRVEFWVLIGI